The following proteins are co-located in the Polymorphospora rubra genome:
- a CDS encoding glycosyltransferase family 39 protein: protein MTLVQIGRPQPWRDELATWSAATRDLPDLLRMARTVDASATPYYLLMHFWTAVFGDSPTALRLPSALAMATAAGLTAVLGSRLFGPRAGLLAGLLFAVAPSTSRYGQEARPYALVTMLALLTTLLLTRALDRPTWRRWLAYGLAVTGLGLCHLVALTLLAGHAVAVLLALRRTRDRRLLRWPVALLPAAVAITPLVLLGGGQHQRQLAWVGRPDLGELVRFPGGVTGAAAVGGALAVLAALGFAGLLTRPGTGDGTAPPTPTDTAPAGGAGDHPDRPDRLGRRGWALVLGACVLLPAAGLFVAGLVTPLWVPRYLVFTVPFAGLLAATALVTVRLRAALSVVAVVAVLGGPEQAGVRRTHEWPRSRPVDYAGAARIVDAGARAGDGIVYSPRDGWRFLDLALAYHLRAGRPDDLLAVRDPVRAGSLWADECPDPAACLAPAGRVWLLLSGEHGADPLAAVPEPKAGALRAGFTVERIWTVDGLTITLLVPPAR from the coding sequence GTGACCCTGGTCCAGATCGGCCGGCCGCAACCCTGGCGCGACGAGCTGGCCACCTGGAGCGCCGCCACCCGCGACCTGCCCGACCTGCTCCGGATGGCGCGGACCGTCGACGCCAGCGCGACACCGTACTACCTGCTCATGCACTTCTGGACGGCCGTCTTCGGCGACTCCCCCACCGCACTGCGGCTGCCGTCCGCGCTGGCCATGGCCACCGCCGCCGGGCTGACCGCGGTCCTCGGGAGCCGCCTTTTCGGACCCCGCGCCGGACTGCTCGCCGGGCTGCTCTTCGCCGTCGCGCCCAGCACCTCCCGGTACGGGCAGGAGGCCCGTCCGTACGCGCTCGTCACCATGCTGGCCCTGCTGACCACCCTGCTGCTGACCCGCGCCCTCGACCGACCCACCTGGCGGCGCTGGCTCGCGTACGGGCTCGCGGTGACCGGGCTCGGCCTCTGCCACCTCGTCGCGTTGACGCTGCTCGCCGGCCACGCCGTCGCCGTCCTGCTCGCCCTGCGGCGAACCCGTGACCGGCGGCTGCTGCGCTGGCCGGTGGCCCTGCTGCCGGCGGCGGTGGCGATCACCCCGCTGGTGCTGCTCGGTGGCGGTCAGCACCAGCGGCAGCTCGCCTGGGTGGGCCGGCCCGACCTCGGCGAACTGGTCCGCTTCCCGGGTGGGGTGACCGGCGCGGCGGCGGTCGGCGGCGCACTGGCCGTGCTGGCCGCCCTGGGGTTCGCCGGGCTGCTCACCCGGCCGGGGACCGGCGACGGCACCGCCCCGCCCACGCCGACCGACACCGCCCCGGCCGGTGGGGCCGGTGACCACCCCGACCGGCCCGACCGGCTCGGGCGGCGGGGATGGGCGCTGGTGCTCGGGGCGTGCGTGCTGCTACCGGCCGCCGGGCTGTTCGTCGCCGGGCTGGTGACCCCGCTGTGGGTGCCCCGCTACCTGGTCTTCACCGTGCCGTTCGCCGGTCTGCTCGCGGCGACCGCCCTGGTCACCGTCCGGCTGCGGGCCGCGCTGTCGGTGGTCGCGGTGGTCGCCGTACTCGGCGGGCCGGAACAGGCCGGCGTCCGCCGGACCCACGAGTGGCCGCGGTCGCGGCCGGTCGACTACGCCGGCGCGGCGCGGATCGTCGACGCGGGCGCCCGGGCCGGGGACGGCATCGTCTACTCGCCGCGCGACGGCTGGCGGTTCCTGGACCTCGCACTCGCCTACCACCTGCGCGCGGGGCGGCCGGACGACCTGCTCGCGGTCCGCGACCCGGTGCGCGCCGGCAGTCTGTGGGCCGACGAATGCCCGGACCCGGCCGCCTGCCTGGCGCCGGCGGGCCGGGTGTGGCTGCTGCTGTCCGGCGAACACGGCGCCGATCCCCTCGCGGCGGTACCGGAGCCGAAGGCGGGTGCGTTGCGGGCCGGCTTCACCGTCGAGCGGATCTGGACCGTCGACGGCCTGACGATCACCCTCCTGGTCCCCCCCGCCCGCTGA
- a CDS encoding nitrite/sulfite reductase, translating into MAVSSTSPRPPARAARKPRGEGQWAVGHREPLNPNERTKKDDNPLNVRARIENIYAHQGFASIDPQDLRGRFRWWGLYTQRKAGIDGGRTAVLEPHELDDEYFMLRVRIDGGQLNLAQLRVIADISQEFARDTADITDRQNIQLHWIRVEDMPEIWRRLEAVGLQTTEACGDCPRIVLGSPVAGVSADEVVDPTPAIDEIVERYVGDPAFSNLPRKFKSSISWLADTPYEVNDISFVGVDHPEHGPGFDLWVGGGLSTNPMLAQRLGVWVPLGEVPDVWVGVVSIFRDYGYRRLRHRARLKFLVADWGVEKFREILEKEYLGRTLLDGPAPDLPGKPVDHIGVHAQNDGRSYVGAAPVVGRVSGAQLSRLADVVAAAGSDRVRLTPYQKLLVLDVEPDRVEPLVTALRGIGLEARPSAWRRGTMACTGIEYCKLAIVETKARGAELVARLEERLREFDADISIHINGCPNACARTQVADIGLKGQLVVGPDGQQVEGYQVHLGGGLGMAQGQTAGFGRKLRGLKTTAEELPEYVERLARRYLAGRTEGESFADWVVRVDEEELR; encoded by the coding sequence ATGGCGGTCAGCAGCACCTCGCCCCGCCCCCCGGCCCGGGCGGCCCGCAAGCCACGTGGTGAGGGCCAGTGGGCGGTCGGCCACCGCGAGCCGCTCAACCCGAACGAGCGTACGAAGAAGGACGACAACCCGCTCAACGTACGGGCCCGGATCGAGAACATCTACGCCCACCAGGGCTTCGCCTCGATCGACCCGCAGGACCTGCGCGGTCGGTTCCGCTGGTGGGGTCTCTACACCCAGCGTAAGGCCGGCATCGACGGCGGTCGCACCGCCGTGCTGGAGCCGCACGAGCTGGACGACGAATACTTCATGTTGCGGGTCCGTATCGACGGTGGTCAGCTCAACCTGGCCCAGTTGCGGGTCATCGCGGACATCTCGCAGGAGTTCGCCCGGGACACCGCCGACATCACCGACCGGCAGAACATCCAGCTGCACTGGATCCGGGTCGAGGACATGCCGGAGATCTGGCGGCGGCTCGAAGCCGTCGGCCTGCAGACCACCGAGGCGTGTGGCGACTGTCCGCGCATCGTGCTCGGCAGCCCGGTCGCCGGAGTCTCCGCCGACGAGGTGGTCGACCCCACCCCGGCCATCGACGAGATCGTCGAGCGGTACGTCGGCGACCCCGCCTTCTCCAACCTGCCGCGCAAGTTCAAGTCGTCGATCTCCTGGCTGGCCGACACACCGTACGAGGTCAACGACATCTCGTTCGTCGGTGTCGACCACCCCGAGCACGGCCCCGGCTTCGACCTCTGGGTCGGCGGGGGACTGAGCACCAACCCGATGCTCGCCCAGCGGCTCGGCGTCTGGGTGCCGCTCGGCGAGGTGCCCGACGTCTGGGTCGGCGTCGTGTCGATCTTCCGCGACTACGGCTACCGCCGGCTGCGGCACCGGGCCCGGCTGAAGTTCCTGGTCGCCGACTGGGGCGTGGAGAAGTTCCGCGAGATCCTGGAGAAGGAATACCTCGGCCGGACCCTGCTCGACGGGCCGGCGCCCGACCTGCCCGGCAAGCCGGTCGACCACATCGGGGTGCACGCGCAGAACGACGGCCGGTCGTACGTCGGCGCCGCGCCGGTCGTCGGCCGGGTCTCCGGAGCGCAGCTCAGCCGGCTCGCCGACGTGGTGGCAGCTGCCGGCAGCGACCGGGTACGGCTGACGCCGTACCAGAAGCTCCTGGTCCTCGATGTCGAGCCGGACCGGGTCGAACCGCTGGTGACCGCGTTGCGGGGGATCGGGCTGGAGGCCCGCCCGTCGGCGTGGCGGCGCGGCACGATGGCCTGCACCGGCATCGAGTACTGCAAGCTCGCGATCGTCGAGACCAAGGCACGCGGCGCCGAGCTGGTGGCCCGGCTGGAGGAGCGGCTGCGCGAGTTCGACGCCGACATCTCGATCCACATCAACGGCTGCCCGAACGCCTGCGCCCGCACCCAGGTCGCCGACATCGGCCTGAAGGGCCAACTGGTGGTCGGCCCGGACGGCCAACAGGTCGAGGGCTACCAGGTGCACCTGGGCGGCGGCCTCGGGATGGCGCAGGGGCAGACCGCCGGGTTCGGCCGCAAGCTGCGCGGCCTCAAGACCACCGCCGAGGAACTTCCCGAGTACGTCGAGCGGCTGGCCCGCCGCTACCTGGCCGGCCGGACCGAAGGCGAGTCGTTCGCCGACTGGGTCGTCCGCGTCGACGAGGAGGAACTGCGGTGA
- a CDS encoding phosphoadenylyl-sulfate reductase, whose amino-acid sequence MKPVSATDLGLVSLAGPVAPTRRRPEELKALAETAARELEGAPAEEIARWAAEEFGERFCVTSSMADAVLAHLVSRVAPGVDVVFLDTGLHFPETLKVRDTVARTLPVNVRSIRARMTVGQQDGEYGPRLFSKAPDECCALRKVEPLERALSDYDAWAAGLRRDESPTRANTPVVTFDARRGRVKVNPIAAWTQADVDAYISRWNVPVNELFRQGYTSIGCWPCTRRTKAGEDPRAGRWAMFEKTECGLHT is encoded by the coding sequence ATGAAGCCGGTTTCCGCCACGGACCTCGGCCTGGTCAGTCTTGCCGGACCGGTCGCACCGACGCGCCGGCGTCCGGAGGAGTTGAAGGCGCTCGCCGAGACGGCGGCCCGCGAACTGGAGGGCGCCCCGGCCGAGGAGATCGCCCGCTGGGCGGCGGAGGAGTTCGGCGAGCGGTTCTGCGTCACCAGTTCGATGGCCGACGCGGTGCTCGCCCACCTGGTGTCGCGGGTCGCGCCCGGCGTGGACGTGGTTTTCCTCGACACCGGGCTGCATTTCCCGGAGACGCTGAAGGTCCGGGACACGGTCGCCCGTACCCTGCCGGTCAACGTGCGGTCGATCCGGGCCCGGATGACCGTCGGTCAGCAGGACGGCGAGTACGGGCCGCGGCTGTTCTCGAAGGCGCCCGACGAGTGCTGCGCGCTGCGCAAGGTGGAGCCACTGGAGCGGGCGCTTTCCGACTACGACGCCTGGGCCGCCGGGCTGCGCCGGGACGAGTCGCCGACCCGGGCCAACACGCCGGTGGTGACCTTCGACGCCCGGCGCGGCCGGGTGAAGGTGAACCCGATCGCGGCCTGGACGCAGGCGGACGTCGACGCATACATCTCGCGGTGGAACGTGCCGGTGAACGAGTTGTTCCGGCAGGGCTACACCTCGATCGGCTGCTGGCCGTGCACCCGGCGTACGAAGGCCGGCGAGGATCCCCGAGCGGGCCGCTGGGCGATGTTCGAGAAGACCGAGTGTGGTCTCCACACCTGA
- a CDS encoding sirohydrochlorin chelatase — MTASPVDPVVLVAHGSRDPRAAAATRALARAVEVADPAVTVHPAYLDHTAPRPADVLHALAAAGHTGATLVPLLLTAAYHGRVDIPAAVADAYADGLRIPVRVSTVLGPAGGIVDPGLLGGLARRLAAAGAGFDAVVLAAAGTRDAAARATVDLAAAAFGAALGLPCVAAYASAAPPAVGTAVARLRARGARRVGVAAYFLAPGRLYAEAAAAARSAGAVGVAEPLEGAPEIARLVLDRVELAGKSPVSLLAA, encoded by the coding sequence CTGACGGCGTCGCCGGTCGACCCCGTGGTCCTGGTCGCCCACGGCAGTCGTGACCCCCGGGCGGCGGCCGCCACCCGTGCGTTGGCGCGGGCGGTCGAGGTCGCCGATCCGGCGGTGACCGTCCATCCCGCATACCTGGACCACACCGCGCCCCGTCCGGCGGACGTCCTGCACGCCCTGGCGGCCGCCGGGCACACCGGGGCCACCCTGGTGCCGCTGCTGCTCACCGCCGCCTACCACGGCCGGGTCGACATTCCGGCGGCGGTGGCCGACGCGTACGCGGACGGGCTGCGGATCCCGGTCCGGGTGTCGACGGTGCTCGGGCCGGCCGGCGGCATCGTCGATCCCGGTCTGCTGGGCGGGCTGGCACGGCGGCTGGCCGCCGCCGGCGCGGGTTTCGACGCCGTGGTGCTCGCCGCGGCGGGGACCCGGGACGCGGCGGCCCGGGCCACCGTCGACCTGGCGGCAGCCGCGTTCGGCGCCGCGCTGGGGCTGCCCTGCGTGGCCGCGTACGCGTCCGCGGCGCCGCCTGCGGTCGGTACGGCGGTCGCGCGGCTCCGGGCGCGGGGCGCGCGGCGGGTCGGGGTGGCGGCGTACTTTCTCGCTCCCGGCCGGTTGTACGCCGAGGCGGCCGCGGCGGCGCGGTCGGCGGGGGCGGTAGGCGTCGCCGAGCCGCTGGAGGGCGCTCCGGAAATCGCCCGGCTGGTCCTCGACCGGGTCGAGCTGGCCGGAAAATCTCCGGTTTCGCTACTTGCTGCCTGA
- a CDS encoding WhiB family transcriptional regulator has product MDWRHHAACRDEDPELFFPIGTSGPALLQVEQAKAVCRRCPATDECLKWALESGQDAGVWGGMSEEERRAVKRRGGLRVLRAHSA; this is encoded by the coding sequence ATGGACTGGCGCCACCATGCTGCCTGCCGCGATGAGGACCCGGAGCTGTTCTTCCCGATCGGGACGTCCGGCCCCGCTCTGCTGCAGGTGGAGCAGGCCAAAGCCGTCTGTCGGCGCTGCCCCGCGACCGACGAGTGCCTCAAGTGGGCGCTCGAATCGGGTCAGGACGCCGGCGTCTGGGGCGGAATGAGCGAGGAAGAGCGGCGCGCCGTTAAGCGCCGCGGCGGCCTTCGGGTCCTGCGCGCTCACTCTGCCTGA
- a CDS encoding diacylglycerol/lipid kinase family protein: MQALLVVNPKATTTSERGRDVLVRALSTEVDLTVRYTRRRGHAVALAREAAEQGIDLVVALGGDGTVNETVNGLMTAAPPTVDPAQPPAARLPALAVVPGGSTNVFARALGLPKGWAEGTSMILEGLRLGRYRTIGLGLADDRYFTFCAGFGLDAEVIRRVEGARRRGRVSTPGLYMRSILNRYFLASDRRHPAMTLERPGEEDVTELATAIIQNTAPWTYLGDRPVNPNPDASFDLGLDVLALGRLRVPTTALTMAQFITRDAGPHGKHVLRLHDLAEFTLVSERPQAFQLDGDYLGEREKVRFTAVTDALRVIC, from the coding sequence ATGCAGGCCCTCCTGGTGGTGAACCCGAAAGCCACCACGACCAGCGAACGCGGCCGTGACGTGCTCGTCCGGGCGCTCAGCACCGAGGTCGACCTCACGGTGCGTTACACCCGACGGCGCGGCCACGCGGTGGCGCTCGCCCGGGAGGCGGCCGAGCAGGGCATCGACCTGGTGGTGGCGCTGGGCGGTGACGGCACGGTGAACGAGACCGTGAACGGTCTGATGACCGCCGCGCCGCCCACCGTCGACCCGGCGCAGCCGCCGGCGGCACGGTTGCCGGCGCTGGCGGTCGTACCCGGTGGGTCGACGAACGTCTTCGCCCGGGCCCTCGGGCTGCCGAAGGGGTGGGCGGAGGGCACCAGCATGATCCTGGAGGGACTGCGGCTGGGCCGCTACCGCACGATCGGGCTGGGGCTGGCCGACGACCGATACTTCACCTTCTGCGCGGGGTTCGGGCTGGATGCCGAGGTGATCCGGCGGGTCGAGGGGGCTCGCCGGCGCGGTCGGGTGTCCACGCCCGGGCTCTACATGCGCTCGATCCTCAACCGCTACTTCCTGGCGTCCGACCGGCGGCACCCGGCGATGACCCTGGAGCGGCCGGGCGAGGAGGACGTGACGGAGTTGGCGACTGCCATCATCCAGAACACCGCGCCGTGGACGTACCTCGGTGACCGGCCGGTGAACCCGAATCCGGACGCGTCCTTCGATCTCGGACTCGACGTGCTGGCGCTGGGCCGCCTCCGGGTGCCGACCACGGCGTTGACGATGGCGCAGTTCATCACCCGCGACGCCGGACCGCACGGCAAGCACGTGTTGCGGTTGCACGACCTGGCCGAGTTCACCCTCGTGTCGGAGCGGCCCCAGGCGTTCCAGCTCGACGGCGACTACCTCGGCGAGCGGGAGAAGGTTCGGTTCACGGCTGTGACGGACGCGCTGCGAGTAATCTGCTGA
- a CDS encoding ATP-binding protein: MVDDDIVLLTVPADGGYLGVLRTATAGLAARLQFALDEIEDLRIAVDEACAMLLAIAPRGTELRCRFAVTDDALTVEVTVPTVPEARLPSESSFAWKVLTALTTSASASTSGSEATIRLLSRRATAH, encoded by the coding sequence ATGGTCGATGACGACATCGTGCTGTTGACGGTGCCCGCCGACGGTGGCTACCTCGGCGTGCTACGTACGGCTACCGCCGGGCTCGCCGCCCGGCTGCAGTTCGCCCTCGACGAGATCGAGGACCTGCGGATCGCCGTCGACGAGGCGTGCGCGATGCTCCTGGCGATCGCGCCCCGGGGCACCGAGCTGCGGTGTCGCTTCGCGGTGACCGACGACGCGCTGACCGTCGAGGTCACCGTGCCGACGGTGCCGGAGGCCCGGCTGCCCTCGGAGTCGTCGTTCGCCTGGAAGGTGCTGACGGCGCTGACCACGTCGGCCTCGGCGAGCACCTCCGGTTCCGAGGCGACCATCAGGCTGCTCAGTCGCCGCGCCACCGCCCACTGA